GACCGGCTCCTTCACCAGATCGGAGATGAGAGAGGTCATTTCACGCTGAACGGCGTTTGCTGTGCGCAGGGTGATCTGCATTTTGGAGTCCAATATCTATTCTGCGCACTCGTATAAAGAATAGATCAGCACATAGTCAAGAATAGAATCGGAGTTAGATCGCATGGATCGCACTCACAGTTTTGCTCCAGGCGCGAGAGCGCTGGCTGTCTTCACGATTGCGATGCCGCTCGGCCGCTTCAAGCTGGCGGGCGCGTTCCAACTCTTGAGGAGAAGGTGCCGGAAGAAGTGCTTGCTTGGGCTCCGGTTCGCGCTCTGCGGGAGCGTCCGAGGCAGGCTCTTCAGTGGGCAGGCTCTCTTCTACGAGCCCCTGCCGGATCCTGGACAGCCGGCGCGGTAGCCGCTTTTCCTTTCGAGGCGAAGTCCCAGTCTCAGATGGGGCTTCTTCGATGGGCGCTTCGATGTTCCGCCAGTTACTTGCACTGAAGCGCGACGCCTCGAACGCAATCGGCTTGTCTTCCTGTTTCTGACGCCGCGCCGAGGAGGCATCAAATTTTGGGGCTTCGGGCCAGCTAGATGTGGGCTTCTTGGCTTTCTCGGCAATCGGAGCCGGCTCTGCCTTAGGCGGGGTGTCACGCCCGACGATCTCGTCGAAGAACGAAAAATTGCTGCTCATGGTAGTGTCTTCTGCTTTGTAGTGTCTTGGTAAAGAAAATGCCGTCTGTTGTCTATGCCGAGAGGCGCTCGAACAAGAATAGATGGTAGTCCAGAAGCCAGTTCTCAGGGAGAGGGCGCTCTCCGTTCAAGGTCTGGGTTTGCCATTGATTGAATGTGCTCGCATCGCCACCCTCGAGGGTGAGGTGACTGTCTGTGAGCTTCCGGCTCCATGTGTGGGAAAGCCCCGAGATGTCTGATTTGCGCCTCGCGTACTCGGCATTGGAAACAGGCGGCAGGCTTCGTTTCTCTCGGCTAAAACCCGTCATCATCGACATGAAGCGGAGCTCAGGAGTCTCTCCATTCTTGGGCACGCCATCTGTCGAGAAGGATTTCAGAAACTCTTCATGCACCTGCAGGAGCTCGTCGCTCTTGAGGCCTGCCTTGCAGGCTTCGGGAATGATCATATCATTCTGATACAGTGGATGGCTTCGGTACCACTCCTGCAGCGCAGCGATCTTCTCGGCCTCTTCCGAGAGTTCGTACTGCCGCCGGATAGCTTCGGCAGCTTTTTCCTTTGTGGTAGTCGGCATCTTGGCGTTCTTGTCTGCGCGCTTCCAACGCATGTATTCAATGCAGGAAGGGAAGATCTGCAGATCGGCTACGTCTGCCGCCATGACCTCTTCTTCTTCAAGGTCGAAGCGACGCACGGTTTCGTAAAGCCCTGGCTCGATGATCTCTTCGTAGAACTTCACGAGCCCCTTGAAGCTCTCATCACAGTCATTGCTGGTTGCCTCGCGAAGGAAATAGGTGGCGTAGAGGACGACATCATCATCGGGGTGTGCTTGCAGGGCAGTGGCCCACTCGATCTGGCGTGGCCAGATGAACTCTCGAACTTGCATGACACCAATGACGCCATATTGCTTGACTAGGGTTCGTACGATGTGCGGGGCAGGCATATCGGGCTCCTTTGCCCGCTTTTCGGCAAACTTGAAGTAGCTGACGTCAGGAGACTTCATCGCCGATAGCCTGATGGGGTCATCGGGTTTGTACAAGCATGTGTGGTTCAGCCATTCACGATGCAGGCTCTCGGGGGTGAAACGTGTCCCGTCGATCTCCTTGGCAACCACCTGCTTGATGTTGTCAGAGACCTCCAGGGCTGCCGCGATTTCTTCTACGTAGCGCAGGCGAGCTGAGACGTTTTCCTGAAGGGTGCTGGTCATTCGAACTCCATGAGAATGCTGTCTAGAACGTTGTTGTCGAACCGGTCGGGCTGTGGCGATCGCTCACTTTCAAGTCGGGCACGAAGCCAGGAAAGGAACGTCTGGTCAGGGTCGGCTATCGCTTCACCGTCCACTGAGGCTCGCCAGGTATCGAGATAAGTTACGAGCGCGGTGTCGGTGCCGTAGAACTGCTCAAGCAAGGTGCTGGCGTCGGCCACAGCCTCCTCAGAGACCACCAGCTTCCGGCCGGCTTCCGTGTCAGAGTGTCCCGTGAGCATGTCGACCGTGAGAGGGTCACGCGGCTTCTTCTTTGCCGGCTTCGACCGCTTCGTGAGTACGATCTCACTCCGGGGGACGATAGAGAACTCCAAACCGGTCACTCGCCCGCCGCGGCCACTGCGGATGTACTGAACGCGAACACCGAAGGGTGCATGTGTGTTGCATTCCTCGATGGCTTTCTCGATGACCACCCTTCTCAGATTGTCGAAGCGATTATACCGGTCCTCAGCCACGCCGAAGCGCTGCTTGAACTCCTCGAGGGAGACGTGCCAGGTCCGATGCTTTCGGTTCTGGTAGAGCGACAAGATCTCAAACATCTTGGCACCCTGTGTCGTCTTGAATTCTTTGTAGATCGCCATGTTGATCTTGGCGTAGATTTTAGGATCGAAGATGAACTGCATTAGGATGGGGTCGAAGGCGTATTCTAGGTCTCCATCGATCGTGCGAGAGACATCGAACGAGAGGAAGTGGCAGCTCACTGAGTGAGGGGTTCCATTGTTGATGTAGTCGAGGTCGATTGTCACCTTGGTGAGGTTCCGAAGACTCTGCTCAAGCCTTTCGATACTGGCGTGCCCAAGGTAGCCCAAGATCTCTTGGATCGGGACCCTCTGCAGTCCGGTGCGATCTTCGCGTTCGCCGGATTTGTACAGCAGAAAGAGGAAGGCCCTCATGTCCTGGAGCTCAAGTTGGTACTTGCCCCGAGCCATGATGAGATCGTGGCTCTTTCGGACGGTTCCGTCGGCTTTGGGTGTTAAGTTTCTATTCATGCTTCGGGC
The Salipiger sp. CCB-MM3 genome window above contains:
- a CDS encoding replication initiation protein; amino-acid sequence: MNRNLTPKADGTVRKSHDLIMARGKYQLELQDMRAFLFLLYKSGEREDRTGLQRVPIQEILGYLGHASIERLEQSLRNLTKVTIDLDYINNGTPHSVSCHFLSFDVSRTIDGDLEYAFDPILMQFIFDPKIYAKINMAIYKEFKTTQGAKMFEILSLYQNRKHRTWHVSLEEFKQRFGVAEDRYNRFDNLRRVVIEKAIEECNTHAPFGVRVQYIRSGRGGRVTGLEFSIVPRSEIVLTKRSKPAKKKPRDPLTVDMLTGHSDTEAGRKLVVSEEAVADASTLLEQFYGTDTALVTYLDTWRASVDGEAIADPDQTFLSWLRARLESERSPQPDRFDNNVLDSILMEFE